CTGCACCATCTGTGTGGGGTAGAGTCGGAAGTAGACCAGGATGAACAGCAGTTTATCCTCGAGCTGTTTGAGGTGAGCTTTTCGACCTGCCCCGAAGGCTCGTTGGCGCGCTTGATGCTGGAAGGTCTCTTTGACAAACGCCTCCCAAGCAGCCTGAAAGCTCTCTAACAAAGCCTCAAACTCTTTGGGGGTGAGCCCTGTTAAACTACACAAGACCTGCGGTTTGGTTCGTAGTTCCGCATACGTCATTTTCATCTACCGACCTCATCCCAGGTGCACCGTATTAATTCTAAAGTCTAATTTCCGATAAGGTTTAATGGTTGTCGTTTGGGGGAGAAGGTGTCATTTCCTCGAACAACCGAGAAGAACAGCGAAAGATGATTCGCTATAACCACCTGGTGGCAAATTGCCTGATCTTCTACAACGTTTTTGAGATCAGTCGAATTCTCCATGAATTGCGGCAAAAAGGCTATCCCTTAGAACCAGAGGTCGTTGCTGCCCTTAGTCCCTACTGGACGCAGCATGTGAATCGCTTTGGACGGTACGATCTCAACCTTAATCGTTGCCCACCTCCCATTGATTATGACCTTCCGGTAGTACAAACGATTGATCCTTGAAACGTCTCTCTAATAAAGCTTTGATGCCCCTCGTGATACATTTTTACACGAATCGTTGCCATACCCGAATGTCAACCCCGACAATCTCACGAGTGTCTGCATCAAGGGCTAGCCAGACCCACTGTTTGTCCCCCTTGCGCTCTACAAAGGACCACAGTTCATCACACTGAATCGTTAGCTTCCCCTTTTTTTGGGTGTCACCTGCACGCTTTGGGGCACCTTGGCATATTTTTCATTGACGTAGGTTTGAAGCCATTGCTCAGACACTTGTACCGCACGGGCAATGCCAGCTAGGGAAATGCGCTCCAGCAGCAATCGGTCAATCAGTTCGTGTGTCGCTAGGTCGATCACTTTTTGGGTCGGTTGTTCAATGAACTGTCGTCCACAATCGCGGCATTTGAAGCGTTGTTTACCGTTATGGATGCGACCATTCTTAACCGTTTGAGCAGACGTATACAGAGGACAGGCAGGCATGGGAGGAGAACAGCAAGGCACTCTACTTCTCCATCATCATATCTTGAGCACTATTCAAAGTTTTTAAGTAGTTGTACTACCGTTCCATTGATAGAGGCTATGGCTTGGTATATCTTTCATTTCTCAGAGGGGACACCAAGCTGTTAGATCTTGAGCCAGAGGCTAATCCCACTTCGGCGCCCAGGTCTGAGCTTCAAACGATCGCACCACAGCAGATTGTAGAAGCTCTGCAAGAGCAAATGGCTTTTGAAGCAGAGGAGATGGGCGAATCGGAAGTGGAGGAGGGGATCATCGAACTGCTGTGGGACTATGACGTGATGACCGCTCATGTTGCTAGCAGTACCCAGATTGATTCATCAGCTTTAATTGAAGCAATGAATTTTCGCACTGATGTATTGGTTTTGACTGCATTGGTTGATGAGGAGTGGCGATCGCCAACACAAGGATCAAGAGAAGAATGGCTGCCCCTCACTTTTCAAGTGGAACTTCTATTAGTATTTCTGACAACCACGTTACTAGATGCGCGAATACTCCCAAATAAGCCAAGTATTGATGATATGAATGCCAAACCAATTAAAGCAGTTAGCAGTCGGACTTCAATATTACTCGATGCTGGTTTGGACAAATCAGCAAGCTTTCCGAAGAAGCTCCCATATAACATACCTGCGCTCGCAGCAAATGAGGATGAAAAGGCACACAAGCGAGGAACAGATGGTCGAGCCATAAGGATTGCTGTTACAACAAGCGGTAATCCTACGAAGAAGTCATCTAGAACAAAGAGTAGGTTTCGCCCCTGCCCCCAGCTCCGGATAGTTTCGCCAATCATCAAAGATAGACCGAGGAGAATTGCCCAGACTCTCCAAAACTTCATCACTGATACTCCTTCAAACAAGCCATAACCCCACCTCAATTTTCGCGATTTGCCTCAACGTAACCAAGAAATGACTATTTGTGGGCAAGTTCTTACCTCAAAACTGCTTGAAAAGCTGATTCTACCCTAGCTTTCGTAAGCAACCCAGCTATCATTTACGGGCAAGTTTCAGTTTTCAGGATTCTTTGTTGAATTCCCTACTGTTCAAACTTTTAAGCGATCGTATGGCACTTCGTTGCAGCCTTACCTTACTAACTTTACCCCAAGTAGATGGAGTAGCAGTCAAACTTTGTCAAAGCCTCGTTTGCCATCTTTCTAGGGCAGCATCAACTATTGGTATCAAGGAAGAAGTACTTTCTTTACATCCAAGCCTAGTTGAAAGCTCTGAATGAAAAGAATCGGCAATAAGGCTTCTTCCCATTTCTAGGTGCTTTCGTGGCCATTTATTTTGGGGAATCTGCTTCCATTCCTCACGAGTCTTCGCCTGCCCCAGCCCTGTAGGAACATGAGCCCAGAATAAAATCCGCTCCCAATCGGTCCAAATTCGGTGGCGACCAGTGGCATTTTTCTCATAGCGCCAGAGTTGTAGCCATAGGAATAAAATTGGGCTTTGCTGCTTTTTGTCAAAGTACAACTCTGCACAGTTTTGTTTTCCCCGACCGTAATAAATGGATTGACCACTAACTGTTTCTTGCATTCGTGGGTCAGAAAGAAGAATGCGTTCACGCAACTTAAAAATGTTTTGCTGAGCCTCAATAGGCCATCCTCCTAAGCGATCCAGTAGCATCTGAGGTGGTTTTGGTAAGCCTGAAGATTGGGAGACCTGCACTTGGGTGTAGGCTAGTTTAATAATTTTGCTCTCTTGGGCTTCTATGGATTGCAGTTGCAAGGAAAAAATCTCATCAGACTGAATAATCTTACAAGTAAAAAACTCCAGATCTAGACGAAGATATTTTTGATCAATGAAGTTGTGCCGGTGAAAGCTAGGCGCGATCGCGATGAGTCGGACAGGTCGTGAATAATCAATTTGTTTAGGTAGAGGCCTTTCCTGAATCAGATTGTCATAATAACGAGTAAGTTGCTGAACAATATAGCGATCCTCAGAATTTTTCAGCTCTAAAATAACTAAACCGTTATTAGCATCACTGGCAACAATGTCACAAATCTCTCCTTGGCACTGATATTGCCGTTTAAGGGGAGCTAGTGAGAATAAAGATCCGAGATTTTCCCACACCACGGTTTCTAAAGCGAGTTCGCTTTCAAAACACCATTGCGCTTTTGTTTTGACTAGCATACTGACTTGATTTAGATTATTTCCTGTTTTGAAATAAATCCGTAATTTGACTTATTGCAGTATATGATTTATAGGCATAAGATAACTTAGTTAACAGATGCATTTAATCAAAATCAAAGTGCATCTAAATATTTAGCCTCGATCGCCACAACTGGAGGCAATTCAATTCATGGAATACTTAATCGCTGGAGCACTCTTAGCTCTGGTAGGAACGATCGCGCTGGTCGTTGTTGCTTACCGCAAAGGATGGCTCGAACGAATTTCGGATAAGCTTCTGGGCTCGGGTGAAACGACAGGCCGGGAGCGGGTTGAAGAATTTATTCGGCAAGGCCGAGAAGTCCGAGCGGCCATCAAAGCTTTTGCCGATCGCTACCAGGACCCTGACCAAATGGTGCTTGCTCTGAAAAACCTACGGTTTAACGAGGTAGAGCGTCACGTCGGTGAAATCAACACCTTAGTGTTTGATATTGACGAGGCTAGTGCAGAGTTCAAACGGAGCTGCAACTACGCGATCGCCCTCATCAATAAAAAGAGTAAGCTGACTCCTGAAAAAGAAGAGCCAGCTAAGAGCACAACAACTAAGGTAGAGGTACAACCTCAGGCATCCCAGTCATCAAAAAAGTATGATGATGCCACCTATTACGCTTATCGGCAGGCAGGAGCCACTAATGTTAGCTTTGCTTCTGGTGCTCAACTCAATGACCTAATTCGCAAGGGTTCTGTTGATGGGCGAGATTTTTTTGTAGTAGGGCTGGCGTCAGAGTTCAACGGCACCTCCCAGTAGGCACTGCCAGCCCAAAGGCCAGAGGTTCTAATGCAACCATTCCTCAAACTGCAACGATTGTTCAAGGGGATCATTACAATCGGTCTGGGGCTCCTCAATTTGACTGGAATTCTCTACATCACCCAGTCAGCTCAGAATGCAGTATTCTGCTCAGGCCTGATGGAGATGTTGGCAAGCCTAACCACTCCATTTCAGATACTGCCTTGGGTCAGAGTTGCTCCAATCAGACTCATTCCCCTGCTCAGCAATCCCACTCAAGTACTAGCTCTGTGCTCCTACACCAATGTGGGAACAGCAATATTTCTGTCTGCGTTAGTAACGACTCTATGTGTCGGACTGACAACGTGGATGATCACGATCGACATCCCCCACTACTGCTCCCGGCTGGTCATGAGACTCCGAGCTAAGCGGGCGAAACGGAGAATCCAATCGCTTCGAGCCGATCTTCAGAAAATTGATCTGCGCGAACTATCAGCCGAAGATGCGGCGATATTGGAACCGTTTGTGAAAGCTATTAAAATCAGCTTTTCTGGGGCAAAAGGTTAATTATCCATTCGTGCAGGGAGCGGCTCCTACTCTCCCTGCACGAATTAGTTCCGGAGCGATCGCCTCTCATATTGACCAACGAAGTTGCCTAAATCGTTCATGATTCAGCTTGGTGTATTTAACTGTGTGTTGGATGTTTTCGTGCCCTAGATAATCCTGGATAAGGCGCGTATCGTATCCTTGGTTTGCTAGCCAATACCCGCAGCTATGTCTCAGCATGTGGGCATGAACCTTGATACTGAGATCACTCACTTCCCCTACACGGGCAACAATCCTGGAAATACCAGGTGCTTCGTCTGCTCGTCCTGGTATCTTGGCGGGAACCAAAAAAGATCGCCCTCGTTCATTGACAAAAATCTGAGGGATATTGTTCTGACGAATTTTCAAAATAATATTTCTCTCATCTTCCAACAGTGGATGAACGCCAGAGCGACTGCCTTTGACTCGTTTGATATAAATGCTGTTCTGGCTTAGGTCAATATCCTTCCATTCCAACATGCCTGCCTCGGATGCTCGTAGACCGTGGCGAAACATCATAAGAATGAGAGCATAGTCCCGATCTGGATAACGGCTGTACGTTTTGGCAGTTTCCAGTAAGGTAATGACCTCGCCAAGTAGCAGATACTCCCGATTCCGCAGCTTGCTGTTGGGCAGCCGCCGCGATCGCCCACCGTCAAGAACCCGTTTTCCTTTCCGAATTGCCACACTAAATTACCAACTGTTCATAAAAGGGCCGTTCTAT
This genomic interval from Trichocoleus desertorum ATA4-8-CV12 contains the following:
- a CDS encoding DUF91 domain-containing protein; the protein is MLVKTKAQWCFESELALETVVWENLGSLFSLAPLKRQYQCQGEICDIVASDANNGLVILELKNSEDRYIVQQLTRYYDNLIQERPLPKQIDYSRPVRLIAIAPSFHRHNFIDQKYLRLDLEFFTCKIIQSDEIFSLQLQSIEAQESKIIKLAYTQVQVSQSSGLPKPPQMLLDRLGGWPIEAQQNIFKLRERILLSDPRMQETVSGQSIYYGRGKQNCAELYFDKKQQSPILFLWLQLWRYEKNATGRHRIWTDWERILFWAHVPTGLGQAKTREEWKQIPQNKWPRKHLEMGRSLIADSFHSELSTRLGCKESTSSLIPIVDAALERWQTRL
- a CDS encoding transposase, with the translated sequence MSFGGEGVISSNNREEQRKMIRYNHLVANCLIFYNVFEISRILHELRQKGYPLEPEVVAALSPYWTQHVNRFGRYDLNLNRCPPPIDYDLPVVQTIDP
- a CDS encoding tyrosine-type recombinase/integrase, with the protein product MPNSKLRNREYLLLGEVITLLETAKTYSRYPDRDYALILMMFRHGLRASEAGMLEWKDIDLSQNSIYIKRVKGSRSGVHPLLEDERNIILKIRQNNIPQIFVNERGRSFLVPAKIPGRADEAPGISRIVARVGEVSDLSIKVHAHMLRHSCGYWLANQGYDTRLIQDYLGHENIQHTVKYTKLNHERFRQLRWSI